The Skermanella rosea sequence CGGCCGCGGCGCGGACGGCGCCGGCGGCGGCGCGCAGCTTCGTCATCTATTTCATGCCCAAGAGCGACCTCCTGCTCAGCGGCAACGAGCCGGCCTTCCTGCTCCGGGCCCTGAAGCGGCTCGGCCAGGCCGAGGTGGTCTGCGACATGGGGCGGGTCCCGCCGCTCTTCGAGCTGGATGGCGAAAGCCTTCACCTGTTCTGGCAGATCGCCCTGACCGGCACCACCGACGAGGCGGCGATCCGCGACGTCTTCGAGTTCGTCGTGGACGACTGCCAGGTGGACATCGTCGAGACCACCGGCTCCGCCGACGGCGGGGAGGAGGAGGCGTTCGGCGTGTTCGCGGAGAACCTGCCCTATGTCCCGCCCGGCCAGCTGACCGTCTACGAGGCCGGCGCGGTCGACGGCGCGCAGGCAGCCCCGGCCCGGCCGGAAGGCGGCGGCGCGGGACCGGGTTCCGGCACCTCGGCCGGCGGCGGCGGACTGGGCGGCCACACCATCCGGGTCGACCTGGACAAGGTGGACAGGCTGGTCAACCTGGTCGGCGAGATGGTCATTACCCAGGCGATGATCAGCGAACAGCTCCGCGACGTGCCGCCTGGAACGCTCCAGCAGCTGGTCGAAGGGCTGGAGGAGTTGAGCCGCCACACCCGCGAGCTCCAGGAGAGCGTGATGGCGATCCGGGCGCAGCAGGTCCGGTCCGTGTTCTCCCGCATGCCCCGGCTGGTCCGCGAGGTCGCCGCCCAGACCGGCAAGGAAGTCATGCTCGCCACCTCGGGGGAGACCACGGAGGTGGACAAGACCGTGGTCGAGAATTTGGTCGACCCGCTGACCCATATGATCCGCAACTCGATCGACCACGGCCTGGAAACGCCGGAGGAGCGGGAGACGATCGGCAAGCCGCGCAGCGGGACGGTCCATCTCTCCGCGCAGCACCGGTCCGGCCGGATCGTGATCGAGGTGGCCGACGACGGGCGGGGCATCAACCGGCAGCGGGTGCTCCAGAAGGCGGTCGAGCAGGGGCTCGTCCCCGCCGGCGCCGCCCTGTCGGAGGAGGAGATCGACAACCTCATCTTCCTGCCCGGCTTCTCCACCGCCGACGCCGTCTCGGCGATCTCTGGGCGCGGCGTGGGCATGGACGTCGTCCGGCGCAACATCGCCAGCCTGGGCGGGCGGATCGGCGTCCATTCGACGCCGGGCGTGGGCACGCGCTTCGTGCTGTCGCTCCCCCTCACCCTGGCCGTGCTGGACGGCATGGTCATCTCGGTCGGCGAGCAGCGTTTCGTGCTGCCGCTGACCAACATCATCGAAAGCCTGCGGCCCCGCAGGGCCGACCTGCAGAGCGTCGCCAACCAGTGCGACGTCATCATGGCGCGCGGCGAGTACGTGCGTCTGGTCTATGTCGACCGCCTGTTCCGGATCGACGGCGCGATCGGCGATCCGACGCGGGGCCTGGTCGTCCTGGTCGAGACGGAGGAGGGCGGGCGCCTCGGTCTCGTGGTGGACGAGGTGCTCGGCCAGCAGCAGGTCGTCATCAAGAGCCTGGAGAGCAACTTCCAGCGTCTCGACGGCGTCTCCGCCGCGACCATCCTGGGCGATGGTCGCGTCGCCCTGATCCTCGACGTCGCCGGCCTGCAGAGCATGAGCCGCAACACCCCTGCACGCGCGATCCCCGCCGCCGCACTGCCCGCCGCCTAGGATAAGACAGATGGCAACAGTCCCCTCGGCCGCCCTGCCGGCCGTTCCGCGAGGTCAGGCCGGACCGGCTTCGGCCGAGGAACAATACGTCACCTTCACCGTCGGGACGGAGGAGTACGGCGTCAACATCCTGTCCGTGCGCGAGATCCGCGGCTGGACGCCGGAGACCAAGCTTCCCAACATGCCAGACTACGTGCGCGGCGTGGTCAACCTGCGCGGCATCATCATTCCGATTTTCGACCTGCGCGCCCGCTTCGGCGGTAGCCAGACCGAGGTGACCAAGCGCCACGTGGTGGTGGTCCTGCAGGTCGGCGAACGCACCCGGGGCATCCTGGTGGACGCGATTTCCGACATCCTGACCGTCGCCCACGACGCGGTGAAGCCGCCGCCGGACATCGACAGCGGGCTGATCGACCAACAGTACCTGAGCGGGCTGGTCACGGCGGAGAACCGCATGGTGACCCTGCTGGACGTGACCCGCCTGTTCGCCGGGGACGCCGTCGAGGTGCTCGCTTCCCATCCTATCCAGATCCCGCATCAGGCGCAGGCCTGAGCAGAGCCGCAAGGGGATTCCACCATGTCCGTCACCGATCGAACCTCCGCCCCGGCTCGGCTCGGCATCAAAAAGCGCCTGTGGCTCGCGTTCGGCCTGATGGTCGGCCTGCTGGTCGCCGGCTTCGGCTATGGCGGATACAGCCTGATGGCGACCCAGGCCCTTGTCCATCTCCTGAGCGACATCGGGGAGGAGGCGAGGTTCGCCAAGGACCTGGAGTCCGATATGGTGGGTCTCCGCATCACCGCGCGCAACTTCGCGTACAGCGGAGACCAGAGGCTGCCGCCGGTCGTCCGGGACCTGCACGCCAAGCTGCTGGGCCACATCGGCACCACCAAGAAGGCGGTCGACGACCCGATGCGCCTGCGGCTGGTGGCCGACATCGAAGCGCTCGCCGCCGACTACCTGGTCAACTTCGAGAAGCTGGTGGACCTGCGGACCCGGCAGGACACCCTGCTGCGCGAGCGGATGGAGCCCTTGGCCGACAGGGTCTTCGGGCACTTCGCCGAGCTGAAGGACAAGTCCGCGGCCGCCGGCGCGATCGCCGCGTCGTTCGCCGCCGCGGAGGCGGAGGAACACTGGCTTGTCGCGCGGCTGGTAGCCGAACGGTTCCTGACCAGCGGGGACCAGTCGGCCCGGCAGAAGTTCGATGACAACATCGCCGAGCTGCGCCTGCATCTCGAACAGTTCGACGCGGAACTGAAGGATCCGAAGCTGCAGGAGGTCAGGGCCGCTCTCGCCGAGGGGGTCAAGCAGTTCACCGCCGGTTTCAACGAGATCCTGTCGAGCAACGTGGAAATCCTTCGGCTGCGCGACGACGTCCTGCTCAACGTGGGCACGGCGACCTCGAAGAAGGCGGTCGAGATCGTCAACTCGGCGGAAGCGAGCCAGACGGAAATCGAGGCCACCGCGGCGGCGCAGGCCAGGACCGCCCTGACGATCACCGTGATCATCGGCGTGATATCCACCCTGCTCGGGATCATCGCCGCCCACCTGATCTCGCGCAGCATCATCACCCCGGTCAACGCGCTCCGCAAGGTGATGTCCGACCTGACCGACGGCGATCTCGCCGTCACGGTTCCCGGCACCGCCGACCGCGACGAGCTGGGTGACATGGCGCGCGCCGTGGATGCGTTCAAGACCGTCGCCGTGGCGGCGGTGCGGACCCGGATCGGCCTCGACAACGTCAGCGCCAACATCATGATGTCCGACGCGGACGGCAAGATCGTCTATTGCAACCGGGCGATCATGAGCATGTTCGGCGCGTGCGAGGCCGACCTGCGCAAGAGCCTGCCGGCCTTCGACTCGAAATCCCTGATCGGGACGAACATCGATGTCTTCCATCGCGATCCGTCGCATCAGCGCCGGCTGCTCGGCGGGCTGACCGGCAGTCACAAGGGCATCGCCAAGGCCGGCGGCCATACCTTCCAGGTCATCGCCCATCCGGTGTCCGGCCAGCGCGGGGAACGTCTCGGCACCATCATCGAATGGCGCGACCTGACCGAGGAACTCCAGGTCGAGGAGGAAATCGGCGGCATCGTCGCCGGCGCGGTTCGGGGCGACTTCTCCGCCCGGATCGAACTGGCGGGCAAGAGCGGATTCTTCCTGACGGTCAGCGAGGGCATCAACGATCTGGCCGAGAATGTCTGCGCCGTCGCCGAGGATCTGGCCTCCGTCCTCCAGTCCCTTTCCCACGGCGACCTTACCCGCCGGATCGAGAAGGACTACGAAGGCGTCTTCCAGCGCCTCAAGAGCGACTTCAACTCCACGGCCGAAAAGCTCTCGGACATCGTCGGCCGGATCAGCCAGTCCACGGCCGCGATCTCCGAAGCGGCGCGCGAGGTTTCGGCGGGAAGCCTCGACCTGTCCGAGCGGACCGAGCAGCAGGCCTCCAGCCTGGAGGAAACGGCGGCCAGCATGGAGCAACTCGCCGCGACGGTGCGCAGCAACGCCGACAATGCCAAGCAGGTCAACGAGGTCGCCTCGACCGCCCGTACCGCCGCCGATCGCGGCGGCAAGGTCGCCGGCGATGCGGTGGACGCCATGCGCAGGATCGAGAGCTCCAGCCAGAAGATCAGCGACATCATTGGCGTGATCGACGAGATCGCTTTCCAGACCAACCTCCTGGCGCTGAACGCGGCGGTCGAGGCCGCCCGGGCGGGCGACGCCGGACGCGGCTTCGCGGTGGTGGCGCAGGAGGTCCGGACGCTGGCCCAGCGCTCGGCCCAGGCGTCGAAGGAGATCAAGGCCCTGATCATCGACAGCAACACCCAGGTGCGCGACGGCGTCGACCTCGTCGGAAATGCCGGCGGCGCGCTCTCGGACATCGTGGCGGGCGTCAGCCGGGTCGCCGACCTGGTCGCGGAGATCGCCCGCGCGACCGCCGAGCAGGCCAACGGCCTGGACGAGATCAACGGCGCCGTCGCCCAGATGGATGAGATGACCCAGAAGAACGCGGCGCTGGTCGAACAGAGTTCGGCGGCGGCGCGCTCGATGGAAGGGCAGGCCCATGATCTCGGCTCGCTGATCTCGTTCTTCAGCGTCTCCGGTGGCCTGCCCGCTTCCGAAGATCTCCCGTCGCGGCCCGCGCCGGTCCCGATGCGCAAGACCGCGGCCGGCGGGCGTTCCGCCCCCCGCCAAGCGGCCCGCCCCGCCGTCTCCGAAGCCAAACGGGTCGTCCCGCACCCGACCACCCTGCGCCGGGTGGAGACCAATGACGACCCCGACTGGAAGGAGTTCTGAGCGGACGCGACAGCTCCGGCTCGTGACGTTTCATGACCTTTCATGACATCTGGCGACATGCCCCCGCCCGGGAGGGATCGAATGACTGAAGCGGCGCACCGGAGCGCACCGGCCGGCCGGGAACGGGAAGGAAGCCTGTCCCGGTCCACCGGCGAGCGCGAATTCCATTTCACCCGTGGGCATTTCGACCAGATCGCGGCGCTGCTCCAGCAGCTCACGGGCATCCATCTCGCTCCCCACAAGGTGGAGATGGTCTATTCCCGCCTTGCCCGCCGGCTGCGGGACCTGGGCATGGCGGACTTCGACGCCTACTGCGCCTTCCTGGCGTCCGAGTCGGGGGAAAGCGAGATCGGCCTGCTGGTCAATGCCCTGACCACCAACCTGACCCGCTTCTATCGGGAGCCCCATCACTTCGAGCACTTGGCCACGGTGGTGCTGCCCTGGATCCAGGAACGGCAGGCAGGCGCCGCCAAGCCGCGCCTGCGGATCTGGTCGGCGGGCTGCTCCTCGGGGGAGGAGCCCTACACGATCGCGATGACCGTGGCGTCCACGCTGCCCGACCTCCACCGCTGGGACGTCCGCATCCTGGCGACCGACATCGACACCCACATGGTCGAGACCGCGCGCCGGGGGCTTTACGCTGCGGACGCGGCAAGCGCCATACCCGCGGCGGTCCGCTCGCGCCACACCGCGGAGCAGCAGCAGGGGACCCGCCGGGTTCTCTCCATGGGCGAGAGCCTGCGCCGGCTGATCACTTTCAAGCCACTGAACCTGCTTGAAGACTGGCCTATGCGCGGACCCTTCGATGCGATCTTCTGCCGCAACGTGCTTATCTATTTTGACAGGCATGGTAGGACGGAAGTGATAGGGAAGTTCCATCAACTCCTGGATGGCGATGGGCATCTCTATCTCGGCCATTCAGAGAGTCTCTACGGCGTTTCAGAACAGTTTCGCCAAGTGGGGCCGACCAGCTATCAGGCCATACCATGAAGCATGCCGTGCGCGCACTCGACGACCGCAGAGGGGGTGTTCCGAGCCTGGACGAGCCCAACGAAGGCTATTTCCATCCGGGCTTCCGGGCCCATGCCGTCAAGGTCCTGCTCGGCGAGCACAAGATCACCCAGCGGCCCGACGAGATGCTGGTAACCACCCTCGGCTCCTGCATCGCCGCCTGCGTCCGCGATCCGGTCCTGGGTCTGGGGGGCATGAACCATTTCCTGCTGCCGGAAGCCCCCGCCGGGAGCGACGGCGGGGTCGACGCCGCCGCGCGGTACGGCGGTGTCGCCATGGAACGCCTGATCAACGAGATCCTGCGGCGGGGCGGCCGGCGCGACCGGTTGGAGGTGAAGGTGTTCGGCGGCGCCAAGGTGATCGCCAGCAGCAATCCCATCGGGCGCCGCAACGCTGAGTTCGTGCTGGGCTTCATCGCCGCCGAGGGGCTCACCCTGGCCGCGCAGGACCTGGGAGGCACCCTCGCGCGGCGGGTCCATTATTTCCCGAACACCGGGAAGGTGATGCGTCGCCTGATCCGGCAGGACGCGGTGGAGGACACCATCCGCAGCGAGATGCGGTTCATGTCCGACCTGGGCGCCAAGCCGGTCGAAGGCGAAATCGAGTTGTTCGGGGACTGATGATGGGCAAGCCGATCCGGGTCGCGATCGTGGACGACAGCGCGCTGATGCGCCGGATGCTCACCGAGGCGCTGGCCGCAGAGCCGGGATTCGAGGTGGTCGGCCAGGCCGCCAATCCCTATGAGGCGCGGGAGATGATCAAGTCGGCCAATCCGGACGTCCTGACGCTGGACGTCGAGATGCCGCGCATGGACGGGCTGACCTTCCTGGAGAAGATCATGACGCTTCGGCCGATGCCGGTGGTCATGGTCTCGACCCTGACCCGCGAGGGGGCCGACGCCACCGTCCGGGCGCTGGAACTGGGGGCGATCGACTGCATCGCCAAGCCCAACGGCGCCGAGGGGGAGCGCTTCGCCGACTTCCGCGACGAACTGATCGGCAAGCTGAAGGTGGCGGCCCATGTCCGCCTGGGGCCTCCCAGGACGAAGCCTGCGCGGGCCAAGGCGGGAGTCCGCGGCGGCAGCGGCCGGCTGATCGCGCTGGGTGCCTCCACGGGCGGGGTCGAACGGATCCGCGACATCCTGGAGGTGCTGCCCGAAGGATCGCCGCCGATCCTGATCGTCCAGCACATGGGTGCCTTCTACGTGCCCAGCTTCGCCGCCCGGCTGGACCGCCAATCCGCGCTGACCGTCAGGATGGCCGAGTCGGGCATGCGCGTGATGGCCGGCGAGGTGCTGATCGCCCCCGGCGACCGGCACATGGCGCTGCGCCGGGATGGCTTCGGCTATCTGTGCGAGATCGTCGACGGACCGCCGGTCAGCGGTCACCGGCCGTCGGTCGACGTCCTGTTCAATTCGGTCGCCGAGGTGGCGGGCGTCAACGCGGTCGGCGTGATCCTGTCGGGGATGGGGCGCGACGGCGCTTCCGGGATGGCGGCGATGCATGCCGCGGGAGCCTGGACGATCGGTGAGAGCGAGCAGAGCTGCGTCGTCTACGGCATGCCCCGCATGGCCAAGCTGGCCGGCGGTGTCGCCGTGGAGATGCCGCTCGGGCAGATCCCGGCCGAGATGCTGCGCGCTGCGGCGGCCCCTGCCTCACGGTCGACCTGATGACGGACGGGGGAGACTGACCGATGTCGTTCGGATTGTTGAAGAACATCGCCGGCAGCCGTTCCGATGCGCTTCCGGCGGCGATCCGCCCGGTTCCGGCTCCGACACCGGTGGCTGAACTGCCGGCCGACTCCGGTCATGACGAGTTGCTGGGCCGCTGGCTCGGCTTTTCCGAGCTTCAGAACCATTGCCTGGACGCCCTGGCGACCGAGGTGAGGCGGACCAGCGACCTGGTCGAGTCCAGCACGCTGGAGATCAGTTCGCGGTTCCGCGACCTCGCCACTTCGGCGCGGGAGCAGACCAAGCGGGTCGAGGATATCATCGCGGTCGCCAACTCCGTCACGATCGACGGGGAGGCCATCCCGCTTGACCGCGTGGTCGCGACGATGCAGCAGATTCTGGTCGAGATGGTGAATAACATCGTCAACCTTTCCAAGCAGGCCATGACGATGGTCTATGTGCTGGACGATGTGGTCCGGGATGTCGGCGAGGTCGAGAAGAGCATCGCCGACATCGACACCATAAACCGCCAGACCAATTTCCTGGCGCTGAACGCGACCATCGAGGCCAGCCGCGCGGGCGAGGCCGGCAGGACCTTCGCGGTGGTCGCCAACGAGGTGCGTCACCTGTCCAAGGCGACCGGCGACCTTGCCGGCCGCATGCGCGACAAGGTCGGCGCGGTCGTCGTCGGCGTCCGGCGCGGCCACGAGATCCTGCGCGACATCGCGAACACCGACCTGTCGCCCCAGATGCTCGCCAAGGACCGCATCGACATGACGATGATGAGCCTGGTCGCGCAGAGCCAGCATTTCCAGAGCGTGCTCCAGGATGCGGCGCGGGTTTCGACCGAGATTTCCGCCCATATCAGCCAGGTCATCACCCGGATGCAGTTCCAGGATCTGGCCAAGCAGCGCCTGGACCATGTGATCGACGGCATGACCGTGATGTCGAACGGCCTGGGCGAACTGGGCGCGAGGACGCGCCTCGCCCTGCCGGCCGGCGCCCAGGCGGACTTCCCGCAGGAATGGGTGGACCAGCTGCTGTCCGGCATGACCTTGAGCGAGCTTCGCCAGCGCTTCGTCCGCCGCATGCTGCTGGCGGGCTCGGCGCTGGATGCCCACGGCGCGCTGGACCACGAGACGGAGGTCCCGGAAGCCGACGGCGTGGATCCGGGCCTGTCGGACGGCACGGACGACGATAATGTCGAACTCTTCTGATCGCGCGTGAGATTGCCGGGCGGCGGCAGCGCATTCTGCCATTCATGGAGCGGTGTGTAGAAATGGATTATCGTATCGAGCTGGATGACCTGGAAGCGCGCATCTTCGTCACGGGCCGCCTGACCTTCAACGACCATGGCAAGGTCCGGAGCATGATCCAGGAGATGGTGCAGAGCCATCCGAAGCGTCAGGTCATGATGATCGGCGGGCTGGAGTTCGTGGACAGCTCCGGGCTCGGCATGATCCTGGTCGCCCGCGAGGAGGTCGCCCAGGTCGACAAGAAACTGTTCCTCCGCGGGGCGCAGGGGCAGGTCAAGCGGGTCCTTTCGGTCGCCCAGCTGGACAAGATCGTGGATATCCAGGACTGAAGCCGATTTCGGACGATCCGGCCATGCGGGCGAGCACGCTCTACGGTGTCGGACTGACAGCCGAGCACCTCCAGGAGATCGCGGCGCTCGTCGGCCGCGGCGGCCACCCCGTCGTCTGCGGCCTTCCGGCGGACGCCTGTGCCCGGATCGACGGCGCCGCCGTGCTCGCGGCGGACCTTGACCAAGCTTGCCTCAGCCAGGCCCTGGACCGGGGGGCCGGGGCCTGCATCGAGGTCGGTTCGCTCGACGCCACGACGGCGGCGGAGTGCGTGCGGCGTGCGGCGGGCTGCACGCTGTTCCTGTCCCTGACCACGGCGAGCGCCTATCGGCTGCCCGTGGCCCAGGCGGTGGTGGCCGTGATCGACGGGATCGCGTCGCTCGGGCAGGAGAGGCGGGACGACGTCGAGCTGGCGCTCCAGGAAGCCATCAGCAACGCGGTGATCCACGGCAACTTGGCGGTATCGAGCCTGCGCGGCCCCACGCTGGCGGCGCTGGACGCCTTCTCCTGCGATCTCAACGAAAGGCTGGCCGATCCGGCGCTGGCGAACCTGCGGGTCGGGATCGCCGTTTCGATCGACGATGCGGAGATCGCCATCGAGGTGATCGACGAAGGTCCCGGTTTCGTGCCGAAGCCCCGGGCTCCGACGGCGGCGAGCGGGCGGGGCATCGGCCTGATCGAGTCCCTGGCGGCCGCATGGGAGTTGCTCGACGACGGCCGCCGGGTCCGGATGAGGTTCGCCCGATGAACGGCGGGATGGAGATGGCCTCCGCGGCGGCGCTGACCGAGCTCCGGCAGGTCGGGATTCTCGACTGCCTGATCCTGGTGGTGGACGATACCGACTTCAACCGCACCTTGATCACCGCGATGCTCCGGCAGGCGGGGTTCCGCCGGATCGAGCATGCGGTCGACGGCATCGACGCGTTGCGCAAGATCGACCATGAAATGCCTGATCTGGTCATCCTGGACATCGTGATGCCCGGCCTGGACGGGTTCGAGGTGTGCCGGCGCCTGCGCGCCGAGGAGCGATTCGCCGATCTGCCCGTCCTTGTCCAGACCGCTCTGTCCAATACCGAGGACCGCAACAAGGCATTCCAACTCGGCACCACCGACCTGATAACCAAGCCGATCGACCGGAACGAACTGCTGGCCCGGGTCCGCATCCACCTGGAGAACCGGATGCTGATCCAGGATCTCCAGCTCTACCGCACCCGGCTGGAGAACGAACTGGCCATGGCGCGGGAGATGTACGGCCACCTGCTGCCGACCGCGGCGATCTTCGACCAGATCAGCCGCGACAGCGGCGTGCGCATCCGTCATCACCGGGCCGTTTCGTCCGAACTGGGCGGCGACATCTGGGGCGTCATCCCGCTGCCGGAGGGACGCTTCGGGCTCTATCTCCTGGACATGACCGGGACCGGCGTATCGGCGGCCTTGAACGCGTTCCGCATGCATACCGTGCTCCACGAACTGGCGCCGCTAGCGTCTTATCCCTCCCGCTTCCTGACCGAGGCCAATGCTCGCGCGGTCGGGCTGTTCGAGTCGGACGAGCGGGCGGCGATGATCTATGGCGTGGTCGATCCGACCGCCGGGACCTTCTCCTACACCACCGCCTCGGCCCGGCGGCCGATCCTGGTCCGGCACGGCTCCGACACGGCGACTCTGGGCGAGGCCGACGGCGCGCCGGTCGGACATGCCGCCGGGAGCGTCTACCGCACCCGCACCCTGACGTTCGGGCCGGGCACCATGCTGCTTCTCTACAACAATGCCGTGCTGACCGCCCTGCCGGGCGACGGCGGCCGGGCGGCGGAACGGGCGCTCGCCGACCTCGCTGTTCCGGCCCTGCAGGCGCCCGGCCTGGATGAGGCCTGCGACCGCATGGTCGCGGCGCTCGCCCGCGCGGTCGGCGACCGCCCCGGCCAGGACATGACCCTGGTCTTCCTGGCCAAGGATGCCTGTAATCCTCCCTGGGCGGAGCGGTAGATGAGCAGTTCAGCCTCCGCACCGGTCAATATCCGGAATGCCCGGATTCTGGTGGTCGACGACAACCGGGTGAACCGCCACCTGCTGGTCGCCGTGCTCCAGCGCGGCGGGTTTCCCCAGGTGGAGATGGCCGAGGACGGGATCGACGCCCTGGCCAAGATAGAGGCGAACGCGCCCGACCTGATCCTGCTCGACCTGATGATGCCGAAGCTTGACGGCTTCGAGGTGTGCCGCCGGCTGCGCAACGACGCCAGCCGCCGGGACCTGCCGATCCTTGTCCAGAGCAGCCTGTCCAGCTCGGAGGACCGGACCCGCGCCTTCTCCGTCGGAGCGACCGATTTCGTCAGCAAGCCGATCAACGCGACCGAACTGCTGTCCCGCGTCCGCA is a genomic window containing:
- a CDS encoding chemotaxis protein; translated protein: MRALDDRRGGVPSLDEPNEGYFHPGFRAHAVKVLLGEHKITQRPDEMLVTTLGSCIAACVRDPVLGLGGMNHFLLPEAPAGSDGGVDAAARYGGVAMERLINEILRRGGRRDRLEVKVFGGAKVIASSNPIGRRNAEFVLGFIAAEGLTLAAQDLGGTLARRVHYFPNTGKVMRRLIRQDAVEDTIRSEMRFMSDLGAKPVEGEIELFGD
- a CDS encoding response regulator is translated as MNGGMEMASAAALTELRQVGILDCLILVVDDTDFNRTLITAMLRQAGFRRIEHAVDGIDALRKIDHEMPDLVILDIVMPGLDGFEVCRRLRAEERFADLPVLVQTALSNTEDRNKAFQLGTTDLITKPIDRNELLARVRIHLENRMLIQDLQLYRTRLENELAMAREMYGHLLPTAAIFDQISRDSGVRIRHHRAVSSELGGDIWGVIPLPEGRFGLYLLDMTGTGVSAALNAFRMHTVLHELAPLASYPSRFLTEANARAVGLFESDERAAMIYGVVDPTAGTFSYTTASARRPILVRHGSDTATLGEADGAPVGHAAGSVYRTRTLTFGPGTMLLLYNNAVLTALPGDGGRAAERALADLAVPALQAPGLDEACDRMVAALARAVGDRPGQDMTLVFLAKDACNPPWAER
- a CDS encoding protein-glutamate methylesterase/protein-glutamine glutaminase, whose protein sequence is MMGKPIRVAIVDDSALMRRMLTEALAAEPGFEVVGQAANPYEAREMIKSANPDVLTLDVEMPRMDGLTFLEKIMTLRPMPVVMVSTLTREGADATVRALELGAIDCIAKPNGAEGERFADFRDELIGKLKVAAHVRLGPPRTKPARAKAGVRGGSGRLIALGASTGGVERIRDILEVLPEGSPPILIVQHMGAFYVPSFAARLDRQSALTVRMAESGMRVMAGEVLIAPGDRHMALRRDGFGYLCEIVDGPPVSGHRPSVDVLFNSVAEVAGVNAVGVILSGMGRDGASGMAAMHAAGAWTIGESEQSCVVYGMPRMAKLAGGVAVEMPLGQIPAEMLRAAAAPASRST
- a CDS encoding ATP-binding protein, with the protein product MRASTLYGVGLTAEHLQEIAALVGRGGHPVVCGLPADACARIDGAAVLAADLDQACLSQALDRGAGACIEVGSLDATTAAECVRRAAGCTLFLSLTTASAYRLPVAQAVVAVIDGIASLGQERRDDVELALQEAISNAVIHGNLAVSSLRGPTLAALDAFSCDLNERLADPALANLRVGIAVSIDDAEIAIEVIDEGPGFVPKPRAPTAASGRGIGLIESLAAAWELLDDGRRVRMRFAR
- a CDS encoding methyl-accepting chemotaxis protein — protein: MSVTDRTSAPARLGIKKRLWLAFGLMVGLLVAGFGYGGYSLMATQALVHLLSDIGEEARFAKDLESDMVGLRITARNFAYSGDQRLPPVVRDLHAKLLGHIGTTKKAVDDPMRLRLVADIEALAADYLVNFEKLVDLRTRQDTLLRERMEPLADRVFGHFAELKDKSAAAGAIAASFAAAEAEEHWLVARLVAERFLTSGDQSARQKFDDNIAELRLHLEQFDAELKDPKLQEVRAALAEGVKQFTAGFNEILSSNVEILRLRDDVLLNVGTATSKKAVEIVNSAEASQTEIEATAAAQARTALTITVIIGVISTLLGIIAAHLISRSIITPVNALRKVMSDLTDGDLAVTVPGTADRDELGDMARAVDAFKTVAVAAVRTRIGLDNVSANIMMSDADGKIVYCNRAIMSMFGACEADLRKSLPAFDSKSLIGTNIDVFHRDPSHQRRLLGGLTGSHKGIAKAGGHTFQVIAHPVSGQRGERLGTIIEWRDLTEELQVEEEIGGIVAGAVRGDFSARIELAGKSGFFLTVSEGINDLAENVCAVAEDLASVLQSLSHGDLTRRIEKDYEGVFQRLKSDFNSTAEKLSDIVGRISQSTAAISEAAREVSAGSLDLSERTEQQASSLEETAASMEQLAATVRSNADNAKQVNEVASTARTAADRGGKVAGDAVDAMRRIESSSQKISDIIGVIDEIAFQTNLLALNAAVEAARAGDAGRGFAVVAQEVRTLAQRSAQASKEIKALIIDSNTQVRDGVDLVGNAGGALSDIVAGVSRVADLVAEIARATAEQANGLDEINGAVAQMDEMTQKNAALVEQSSAAARSMEGQAHDLGSLISFFSVSGGLPASEDLPSRPAPVPMRKTAAGGRSAPRQAARPAVSEAKRVVPHPTTLRRVETNDDPDWKEF
- a CDS encoding methyl-accepting chemotaxis protein; amino-acid sequence: MSFGLLKNIAGSRSDALPAAIRPVPAPTPVAELPADSGHDELLGRWLGFSELQNHCLDALATEVRRTSDLVESSTLEISSRFRDLATSAREQTKRVEDIIAVANSVTIDGEAIPLDRVVATMQQILVEMVNNIVNLSKQAMTMVYVLDDVVRDVGEVEKSIADIDTINRQTNFLALNATIEASRAGEAGRTFAVVANEVRHLSKATGDLAGRMRDKVGAVVVGVRRGHEILRDIANTDLSPQMLAKDRIDMTMMSLVAQSQHFQSVLQDAARVSTEISAHISQVITRMQFQDLAKQRLDHVIDGMTVMSNGLGELGARTRLALPAGAQADFPQEWVDQLLSGMTLSELRQRFVRRMLLAGSALDAHGALDHETEVPEADGVDPGLSDGTDDDNVELF
- a CDS encoding chemotaxis protein CheW translates to MATVPSAALPAVPRGQAGPASAEEQYVTFTVGTEEYGVNILSVREIRGWTPETKLPNMPDYVRGVVNLRGIIIPIFDLRARFGGSQTEVTKRHVVVVLQVGERTRGILVDAISDILTVAHDAVKPPPDIDSGLIDQQYLSGLVTAENRMVTLLDVTRLFAGDAVEVLASHPIQIPHQAQA
- a CDS encoding CheR family methyltransferase, producing MTEAAHRSAPAGREREGSLSRSTGEREFHFTRGHFDQIAALLQQLTGIHLAPHKVEMVYSRLARRLRDLGMADFDAYCAFLASESGESEIGLLVNALTTNLTRFYREPHHFEHLATVVLPWIQERQAGAAKPRLRIWSAGCSSGEEPYTIAMTVASTLPDLHRWDVRILATDIDTHMVETARRGLYAADAASAIPAAVRSRHTAEQQQGTRRVLSMGESLRRLITFKPLNLLEDWPMRGPFDAIFCRNVLIYFDRHGRTEVIGKFHQLLDGDGHLYLGHSESLYGVSEQFRQVGPTSYQAIP
- a CDS encoding chemotaxis protein CheA — translated: MTGAYLDDLDRFKATYFDECAELLAVAEAGLLRLSPQNIDLDEINAVFRAVHSIKGGGGTFGFSQLVAFTHEFEAVMDRLRSQQIGVTTELVDVLIQANDVMARLLTCARDGLAVPAGLADASASDLKRFLQKDASGPGAPAPAPHPAAARTAPAAARSFVIYFMPKSDLLLSGNEPAFLLRALKRLGQAEVVCDMGRVPPLFELDGESLHLFWQIALTGTTDEAAIRDVFEFVVDDCQVDIVETTGSADGGEEEAFGVFAENLPYVPPGQLTVYEAGAVDGAQAAPARPEGGGAGPGSGTSAGGGGLGGHTIRVDLDKVDRLVNLVGEMVITQAMISEQLRDVPPGTLQQLVEGLEELSRHTRELQESVMAIRAQQVRSVFSRMPRLVREVAAQTGKEVMLATSGETTEVDKTVVENLVDPLTHMIRNSIDHGLETPEERETIGKPRSGTVHLSAQHRSGRIVIEVADDGRGINRQRVLQKAVEQGLVPAGAALSEEEIDNLIFLPGFSTADAVSAISGRGVGMDVVRRNIASLGGRIGVHSTPGVGTRFVLSLPLTLAVLDGMVISVGEQRFVLPLTNIIESLRPRRADLQSVANQCDVIMARGEYVRLVYVDRLFRIDGAIGDPTRGLVVLVETEEGGRLGLVVDEVLGQQQVVIKSLESNFQRLDGVSAATILGDGRVALILDVAGLQSMSRNTPARAIPAAALPAA
- a CDS encoding STAS domain-containing protein, which produces MDYRIELDDLEARIFVTGRLTFNDHGKVRSMIQEMVQSHPKRQVMMIGGLEFVDSSGLGMILVAREEVAQVDKKLFLRGAQGQVKRVLSVAQLDKIVDIQD